A segment of the Aptenodytes patagonicus chromosome 3, bAptPat1.pri.cur, whole genome shotgun sequence genome:
TGCTAGTTCAAATGGTTTTAGAccattatttctctttcctctgtgcAGAGCTTGGTGCACACCAGTGACATTTCCCCTTGCTCTTTTCCCTTACAAAGATGACAGACCCAGTTTATTTAAAGTTTCTACTAGATCTTTCAGTCTCTTTATCTTTTGCTGAGCTCTGCTCCACCTTTTCTATCATGAGCTTCAGATAACAAAGACCAGACTGTGTTGCTCTTCCTTGTGTCCAACGTACATTTCACCAGGAGTGATCACACTGCAGTCAACAAAGATTGCTTATGGAGTAAGGTACTACTCAATTCAAGATTCACAATCTGCCTTGGAGTGATCAGGACTATACACAATATTCCAAGTTCAGAGAGGtaatttcctctgctttcaagTACATCTCTACTTACGTGGCTTATAATGTTATTATTTAGCTTTTGCTTCTGattagttttatttgaaaaaagatatttttaaccCACCCGTAGCATGCTGGTTTATATTTAGGCCTATTGATGACTCAGTCCCATATGTCAAGCTTCTTAACATTACAAATAAAGCTAGACATAGTGCTAATCTCATTTTAGTAAGCACCTCAAGTCCCCTTACCTCCACATTGGTATAATAGGGAGCAGCGGTTCTGCTCCTATTGCAGTCAACTTTGAGACTTCATATAAATGCCATACAAAGAAGGACAGATCTAACAATTGTGCCTACAAATGccctattttactttttttagcatatgttttttatttactcttttccAATCAATTAGTGTCTCTTTGTTCGTGAGAttattaaaaattgcaaaaagtttctctgcttcttttgaTGTCTTCTATAACTCTAGGACAGGCCCTGATAATATCAGCATTCTTAATACAATTGAATTTCTTGGAACCCTGATTTCCCTCAGTATTTTTTTATGTACATATGACTGATTTTGATATCCCTAATATGTTCTGATATTCATTAAATTTTCTGCTGCAAGCAAGAAAAGAACGTATATCTCTTTTTCAAAGTCATACCTATTACTTTACTGTATGTCAGACAGAGTAGTTACAATTTTCTATACTTTCTTAATTTACTCCAAAACTTTATCAGAAGTAGGACAAACCACCATACAGTTTTTGTCTATTCTCATCTCTCACATTTTTACACTTATGCAATTGCCTTTgtattttacagcaaaatttctatgattctattgagTTCCTTCTGTGTTTCAAATTAATTCTTAATTATTCAGCCACTTAGAACCACTTTtccttattttataattattactAAATGGCATACATAGCCATAGGGTTAAATGTGTTTATCTTGGACCACTCCTAATTCCAGCCGTTTCTCCTgacaattttcttccatttcactcCACTAACCACCTTGTGCAACCTTTCAAAAATATGAGGACAATCTCCCATCATCTACATCAAGACAACCAAGCCCTATGTATTTCTCAAAACTACACTGAGAAAGGccctctttcttttaaatacagtagaAGTAAATATTTGATCGTACTAATCATAAGGATACTGCTCATTTGACTCCTTTCAAATCAAGCGTATGTAAATAGCTATGCATGTGAGTACACAAGGAAATAACAATTCGAGGagttctctcttctttctcccctttttgaTTTAGTATTGGTTAGCCACGGATGCTTTATACCATGGAGCAGCATAACACACTTGGCCATTAGGGAATAAACAGATCACAAGAAGTACACGTTTTGATGTGTATTTCGAAGGAACATATTCCAACTTTCTGCGTAAAAAGAGTGCATAGCAGTTTTGTTGGCTGGGACCTGTGGGGCACATGCAGTTCAGAAGGTCTGCCCTTGGCAGTCTTTCCAAACAACCACCTCTTAAACAATGTGCATAAATCACTCTGCTAGCCTGCCCCAAGCACTCCCTGCATAGACCTCTTCCACCCTTCTCAGCTTGCATGGCACCAACTTTGAGTTTAGCTCCATTCACTCTAACCTTCCATGccagtgcatttttattttttaaaagtaatgtgTGTTAACTAACTTATCCCCCCAAACCTTAGGTTATTCTTTCTAGTGCACTGTGGTATATCAAATGCTGGTAACGACAAGGGCATGAAAACATATAATATCTTCCAATTAGATCCCAaaggttattttttaaagcacaaaagtttttagaagaaaagtgTCAGCTTCCATTGGTTATTATAACGGATGTTCCCTTGTGTCCTTGTGCTGGATCTTGCTGCATCCTTAAGTGAGAAGTCACATCAAAGTGTGATCCATTACAGCCTAGTGAATAGTTTCTAATGGTTTCAGTGTCATATAGATGCTCCAGGGCATATCCAGTTAATGTGTAAGCATGCTTATCAAAGTACTGCCTGTGGGAGCTGTAGTAATTTGGAGAGGCTGCTGGGTGGTCCCCTGGGGTTTGATGAGGGGACATGTCTGAATGCAGGTAGTCTTTAGCTAGTACCAAACTAGATTTTGATATTCGATCAGAATTGGGGCTGCTTATCCTAGACAGTGTTGTGGGGCTGTTGTCATAGTCATTTTCATGTGGGCTCATAATCTTTCCATCTCGTTGCTGGATGTGTTCACAGGGAGGAGTGTTGGCAACCGTCGGGACGCGGCAGACATCCCCTGCCAACTGCTGCTGAGGGTAGTTTGCAAAACAGGTAGCGTGCTTCTTCCCTGTGCCATTAATGGAGACCAGTGGATCAGGGGTCGTTTTCCGCAGCTGtagtctgttttcttcctctttaatcATTTGCTGGGTGGCTCTTATTAGAGTTTCAATTTTGCTGGGCTCATGCGGACTGCTCTGATATTGCTCAGTACGGTATCGGTCGCCTGATTCACTGGCAGAGCCAGGATCAGGTGAGCTAACGACACTGTCCTCATCCCAGTGTCCTCTCcctaggaaagagagaaaggggacAAGCATTGAGGTTGAAGGAGGCAAGCAATCTTGAAGAACAAGTACTCTGAACCTTATTTTACAGACCGAAAACCAAGACAGAGGCAAGTGACTTGTAACAAAGTCACCAAAAATGACCATGGTAGACCCCTTGCTTTTCAGTGACAACATCTAGTTTCCAGTGCCTGCACATGGAACAAGTAACACAGCTGAAAACATACAAAGAAGAGATCTAAGCACCTCAACACAGACATCCAGTGCCATCTGAGACACTCTAGGGTAACCAAGCATCTGCATAGGCCCAGCAGGTATGGCACCAACTCTACAGGAACTCTGTGCCTTCTGGAGCAGCTAGAGGCCAGGCAGGGTACCCTACGGCATGTCAAAGTGCCCTCAACACTGATGTTCAGGCCCCTGACCCCTCACTATCTCTTTGCGTCAACAAAGTCTGAGTGAATTGGGAccgtggtgaaaaaaaaatctcaaggaaTTACAAAAGTACATCATTCCGGCATGTCTTCTTAGGCCTTTCCAGGAGCTGAAACATAGAGACAGCATTGTGGAATAGTTTGTGGCCCTGTAGTGACTTTACACAGGTTACACAACAATAAATAAACACAAGTAATGAAGCAGTTCTTCTTTAGAAGCATAAGAACCCATAGCTGTTAGACAGGATTACTGTAAAAATGTGATGTCATATCCCAACACATAAATATTTGCTGTATAAAACTTTTAGAATGGGAAAATATAACTATATTCTTacctctctttaaaaaataaggcCCATAGACATATCAGAGAAGGTGTTCAGCTTGCATGTAGCTGAAAGGACAGAATCAGACCTGTCAATCCTCACTAGGAAGAAAGTGAGTGACCCCCAAACCTGAACAGCCGACTAAGCCCACACTATAATAAAGGGCTTGATAGAGGATTTGCTGAGATATGTGCCTGCAGGAGGGCACGTGTTGGACTTGCACAAATTACTTAACGATGCCTTTGCCTCAGCACATACAAAGTCCTCTCTGGGGACGAGGCCCGTTGGGTTGGTTTACAGGACTCCTCAAAGGAAACCCATTTTCAGACTAGCACAAGTAGTTCCCCCTGCTCTGTGTTGGGTCAAGGCATACAGATCTGTTTGGGTGGCAGACCACTACTGCTGTGTTGCGGAGTTTATGACAAAAATCAGTGATGGGCTTTTATAATAAACATATCCTGCCATTTGTAGGTGGAAGTACTGCACTGTGGAGTATCTCATCAGCATAAATTTATCCTTCACATCCTCTTAAGATCTGGACCCAAAACGCCAGGGCCTGGAGATGGAAGGGAGCTCCAGCCACTAAAGCATACGGTACATCAGGCACACCGTGACACACTGGGGAGCTGGCTGCCCGCGGCTCTAAACCCCATGCTCAGTTTGTCTCACTGCACAGACCATATCCGCAGTGCCCCAGACTTCCTGAGTGTGACTGGAAACGCGTGGGCTCATATGCAATATCCAGGGCCTGCTATACTGGTCAGCTAATTGTCATTATCGTAAGGTGACTCTGAGCCAGAACTACCAGAAGATacattaaaagaacagaaaaggaagaaaatattttctgcacaaaGAAACTGCTCTGACAGCAATGTTCACACAGTGTTGTCAAAAAGAGTTTCATTTGTGAAAGGCCAAGGTCTGAAACTGCCTAAATCTAAATGAAAATGGCACATTTGCAAGGGAAGCTGAGATGTTCCTTTCCTCAACTAAGACCAAGATGTCAGGTTTTACCCCCAAAGCTACATGCAGACTGAAGGCCTACTGAAACACGTAAGACTTgatacaataaagaaaataactgCAGCACCTGGAATTACAGCAAAACCAAGGAACAAActaaaatcaaattatatttGATTTGATTATCCTTTGCGTTGATTATCCTTGATAAAGGTACGGAATAAATATTTAACACTTTTGTATTTGTACCTCCATATAATATTTCTACATTACCATCTTTCTATGCTCAGCAAGAATTATCATACATAACATATGCCAGCAAAATTCTCGTCGCTCAATTCTCTTTTCTGGAgaagaagcagctggagaagcACAAGTATGACAGAAGTACAGAACAGACACAAGGAAGGAGGTGTGTTCTCACAGGAAAAGTGGAGAACAGTCCTCATCAGCAATATTTAGggctcctttcctttcctcatttttcctctgaCTGTATTTCCTAGAActtgttatttattcatttttctaatCTCAACATAATTTTCCTCAGGTTGGAGTAAAATAGTAGAGTTCTTTTTGATTTCCAGTCTCGTTCTGTGAGTCAATGGAATGGTACTAGTGTAATTAGGTTTTATGAGTTCTTTAGATACAACCTATGTTTTGACAGATTATTTTagtagaaaagcttttttttttatgctgcatCTATCCTTACAACCTTGAACTCTGACTTTTGGGTCAGTTGCAGTCTTTCAACTCTTAGCCTACCCTTTAAACCCAAGGACCTTCGGATTTTTCCAAATCCAAGATCAGCctttcactgtggtttttttactAGTTTCAGCCTCTGAAGATGTGCTAATGCACTGAGTTTGCAACCTGACACCAAGCAAGGCTTCAGGCTTGGTGCTGAAAGGATGGAGAGACTCAAATTGGCTAAAAATTATAGCTGGGGATAAATGtctgaaaccaaaagcaaatgttAATTTGAACTgcctattttaaataaaaataagcagcagaTCTTACAGAATCTAGTAGTAACCACTGCAGAGAAAAAAGTCATTTGGAGAACAATTTCTCCAAAATCTTTAAAGACGTTTTAATATCTAGCTTGGATTTAGCTCTAATTTTTTGCTGAATATATTCCATCCAAAGTAGCATGATCTTAAGTCAAATAAATAACACATTTCTATCAAGTGTatcattttgtttatatttttaagatcATTCTTAAAATCTCACCAGTCAGATATTTCCACCTTaatttcacagattaaaaaatatacaaaaaattatattttgctgCATATAAGCCAGACTGTCAAACTCAACTTGAATTTTAAGTAATCCTCATCTCCACAGATGTGATCTCTGAGACAAGGACATACACTAAGAGtctctctcattttctgtctctcacaTACACGTGTCATGTTGCTTTATCTGAGATGGTGCCACTTCTGCAAATCCTTGTTATCTCTTACCATGAATCCTGTGCACCGACGTTATGTGGGGCATACTGTTTTCATACGCTTCTCTGCTCTCAGGGGATGATTTAGTCAGGGGCAATGCTGAACGAGAACCCCACCAGCTCTCCCTTCCCGGCTGCGGTGTGCCAAGGAAATACCGGCCAGCTTCACATCTGCCTCCTTCACAGGCCTGAGTATGGAAATGTCTGTCATCAGCCAGCCTGGAGTGGTCGAGTGCAAAACCGTAGCAGAGAGCACTGCGGTCTGAGTACTGTCTGTAGGCACAGGAGACATCGTGGTGCTGGGAGCTCGGTCTGTCCGCGGGCTCCAGTAGCTGGGGAGAAGCTGTATCGGTCAGGGGGCTCCCGCCCCACTGGCTTTCATGGTCAGACTCAGATCTCTCAGTGTGGAATCCAGAATACTGCAAAACAGGAGAAGCAGGGGGGAAATTACTATGTCTGGGTGAAATCTGCAAGTAACTGCACTGAAAAGACAGAGTATCTATGTGATGGGGTGTTTTTTGTGAGCGTGCCCACACGTCTGCACCTTCTGATTGGACCCCGAGTCCTTTCCAGTACAACACTCTGTAATGAGCTCACAGATGACAGGACAGACCTCGTGAAAGTCTAAAACATCCATGTCGACCTTTAATAGCCATCTCCTTTATGATGTGTAACATTAGGCTCAGCAACATCAATGTTgcaatcaatatttttttaatatgcccaGGTTTTTCTTATACCTTTGAAAGCTAGTGTTTATGCTCAGCAATGGTGCCCCAGTGCTCCTCGGCAAAACGCTTTCAAAAGGGACTGAAATAACACCGCTCCCAGAGCATTCTCGCATGTCACATTGAAACTGAATGTGTTTGCAAGTTCTTTTTCTAAGgattccctctcttttcctcatattttgtttgttgttggattttttttcttacctggaGTGGTATCTTGGAACTTCTTTCCTCCTATTAGTAGGGAAAAGAAAGCCTCCGGTAGATCCTGGGACTACCAACTCTACTACAGAGTAAAGCTCCAAGTGGTGGCAGATCGGTAGGAAGCTAAAAATCACAGCTCTGTTGCAATGTGGGAACAAGGAAAATCCAGCACCTATTTGCCAGAAAAGGCAACCTCTAGCCCAAGCAGGCAGGGCGGGCATTTGGCAGCCTCACTTAAGCAGGGCCCTCccaacacagaagcagcagctagcAGGCAGTTGGAAAAGCAGACAGAATAGGAGCATGGGCTTTTGTTCAGAGAGAAGTAAGGGTTAAGTTAAATGTCACAGATTTCTACGTATTCATAATGAATGCTTCAAACTTTTAGATactttctgggaaagaaaaaaaaatgcttattaaaCATCCTAGGATTTAGCTATctcatttttaaatcttttcatttattGGAACTGTCGAACTTCAGGGAACATCTTTAAATCAGTTTCACCCATGATTACAGATCGGGATGAGACCAAAGCTGTACATGCTCACCTCTTCAGTACTGCACACTCATATCACAAATCAACATACTACAACATGAAACCTTGGAATTCTCCCATTCCATCACTCACCTTCCAGATGCCCacactgccttttcttttaataggCATTAGGCCTCTCTCCTGAAAACATAAGCTTACCTTCCTTTTCATTAGATTGAGTTGCTATGAAACTCCTCATTATCAGCCAGGATCAAGGTTTTATGCACTTACCAATCGAAAGTACTGACCAGATGTTTGACTTCCAGAAACTTAAACCATCTGTGCAACATTGGTAGTGGTTTTGGCATTTAATTGGGTATTCTTCAGTATTGCAGTTTATATTTGTGAATACTGTTTGTTAACACGATAGgttatttaaaggaaagaaagaaagggtcATGGCTTTAAGGAGCTCGATTATATTTTGTTATTAGTTGTCAGAAGAATACCCATAGGCAAAAAGCCTACCAGTAGATATGGAGGAGGTCAGCAAGTTAGTACCACCATATTCATCGCAAGGTTAGAGAGATGAAAGGGTAAATCTGATTTTGCATGGAGGTAAGACAGTTACAGAGGCAcaaaagaattcttttaaatGCCATTGACTCAACATACATTAACTAGGAACTTTTTTCAGCCATCACAGTGTTATGTGACCAACGGAAACATCTCAGTCTTCTATTATCCTTTCAGATCTAATGTCTTCCAACTGCTTAGTCACAAAGATATCTTCATAAATACCGactgaatttaaaattaagtttccaatgaaaaaaatagaaattattaacAAGATTTCGACTATTAATTTTTAGTTAAAATGGAagttcacaaaaggaaaactaCTTTTGTACCTGTTCttaattttagaattatttttagcACTCTTTTTGGATTTGATTTTTATAAActagattttttaatttaaaaagttaagcTGAACTATAAGATAATATAAGCATAAATGTAAGtataaaaaagttaaaagtttgtttatttccttattaaaaccaaaactcataatacatatttctttcatgaggaggacaaggaaaaataatttctaataatattataatgaagtttcatttttttggacAATTTATGATGATAATAAATGCCAGAGAttctttcaaactgaaaattctTAATTTCATTTAGCTCTAATAAATATTCTTCTATTAGTTCTCTGTTTCTAAGGACACCTCAGGGTCCAACATAGCTTCTCTTGAAGGGAATTTCTCCATTTAACTGAAAACTTGctcgggttttttttttatcttgaaccTAACCACAAAGGATTCAGTTGCACAGGCCTTCGTGcacttttcttaaagaaagggaaaacatttcaaagggtATATGTTCAGTATATCAGAAATGTACCATGTAATGTCATATAACCATGTAGTCAAGACCAACAATACTTCATGCATATTCTTTGTACTTGATGTAAATGATGATTATTTGAGATCTGACCCGCAGCAGCTGCTAGGCCACGGACAGAATTAAATTAACACAGTGAATTGCTTGTGGCCAACATTGTCTACCAAGTTTTGATATGACTGCTTATTCTTAAGGTACTAATAAGCAGACATAGGCCAAAAATATGTCTAATTCCCTTTAAAGCTAATCGTATCTCTATTTGGCATCATCAGGCTGCCTCTACCACTGCAGTCCTACCGCTGCCTCTTCTGGGAATCTGATGTTGACAGGTGGAGACTCCAAATACGGGCATGTGTGACATGTTGACGGGGGGAGAAATGAAAGGATGATCAAAGATACTGCTTTACTGAAATGGGAGTGGAAACACTATCTCTCAAGTCAGAATTAGACTCCCGTATGTCAAGTGATGAAAGACCATAGAACATGGAATcagatttaatgaaaattatgGCCAATTAAAattagtgaaaataatttttttttccaaccccaGTCCTGCCTCaccagaaatgttttcctttctgctaatTTTTGCCTTCTGACTCCTATGAGGcagattttattattttggggtttttttacaaagtTTAACCAGCAGACAGAAGTTAAACATGATAAAGAACTTCAGACAGGCAACATCTGAAATCCCGTCAGGTGATTTCTGAATTGTCTTCTGgtataaacaacaacaataaataaattaaatggtcCTCCAGCTGGATTCTGGAAACTGAATTGCCACCTCTGGATACTAGAAATGTCTTCCAGAGTGCTAATCCAGTGTACCATCGCAGTGAGAGCACACCAGTGGGATTACCACTGACATATAAAGGGGCTATAGGCCATCACTGATGTTATTTTCACTCCAAGAAAAACTTCGGGAGGGCTGAAGGggcaaaaaaataggaaaatataaatTCCATGTCTAAGAAAAGCTTACTTTACGACAGCCCATGGAAGTGTATTAGGCCAGTAGACAATTTATTATTTCTCAGGTGATTTTCTCTTGCCTGACCTTCCATTCCTACAGGTGTCTCACTGGCCTGAGCACTCATCCTGTCATACGCAGCAACATCAGCCTGCTCCACACACCATGCCAGATGTTCGAACAATAGAAGTTATAGATACCTAATTTTCTGGCAGCCTAGTCAGGTTTTTATCATTATAGACATTAAATATATAGTGAAACCCTCTCAGAGtccttttttccatgaaaaacttTCACTACATCAGCATTAGCAGCTTTCCTCTTGATTTGTGTCTTAACCATGAGAAAAAACATCACAGATGCGGGCTGCATTGTACTAAGAACATATGCAtgcttttaaatcacttttatCTTACTTTTTACTAATGTAATcctgaaatgtaaaatatgttctttttgcATTCACTATTATAGGCAGAACAGATGGTGAAAGGCTTAGATTAAAGTAATACAGCATGTCCATTAAAATAACCCCCAATGCTGGTGACTCTTCACCAGATCAGGAGTTATGTTTACTATAAAAAGAggggtttgctttgcttttgaataCACTGGAAGTTGCCAAACTTTAGGctacagg
Coding sequences within it:
- the SIM1 gene encoding single-minded homolog 1 isoform X2, yielding MYISETASVHLGLSQVELTGNSIYEYIHPADHDEMTAVLTAHQPYHSHFVQEYEIERSFFLRMKCVLAKRNAGLTCGGYKVIHCSGYLKIRQYSLDMSPFDGCYQNVGLVAVGHSLPPSAVTEIKLHSNMFMFRASLDMKLIFLDSRVAELTGYEPQDLIEKTLYHHVHGCDTFHLRCAHHLLLVKGQVTTKYYRFLAKHGGWVWVQSYATIVHNSRSSRPHCIVSVNYVLTDTEYKGLQLSLDQVTATKPAFSYANSTPTITDNRKGSKSRLSSTKSKSRTSPYPQYSGFHTERSESDHESQWGGSPLTDTASPQLLEPADRPSSQHHDVSCAYRQYSDRSALCYGFALDHSRLADDRHFHTQACEGGRCEAGRYFLGTPQPGRESWWGSRSALPLTKSSPESREAYENSMPHITSVHRIHGRGHWDEDSVVSSPDPGSASESGDRYRTEQYQSSPHEPSKIETLIRATQQMIKEEENRLQLRKTTPDPLVSINGTGKKHATCFANYPQQQLAGDVCRVPTVANTPPCEHIQQRDGKIMSPHENDYDNSPTTLSRISSPNSDRISKSSLVLAKDYLHSDMSPHQTPGDHPAASPNYYSSHRQYFDKHAYTLTGYALEHLYDTETIRNYSLGCNGSHFDVTSHLRMQQDPAQGHKGTSVIITNGS